In one Echinicola marina genomic region, the following are encoded:
- the lpxA gene encoding acyl-ACP--UDP-N-acetylglucosamine O-acyltransferase, whose amino-acid sequence MISKLSQVHENAKVGENVSIDPFSVIHENVEIGDGTWIGSNVTIYPGAKIGKNCKIFPGAVIAGVPQDLKFQGEESTVEIGNNTTIRECVTISRGTIDKRVTKIGSNCLLMAYVHIAHDCSVGDNVIIANTVQVAGHVSIDDWAIIGGSSAIHQFVKIGMHSMISGGSLVRKDVPPFTKAAREPLSYAGVNSLGLRRRGFTNESISHIQEVYRYLFLNSLNNSRALEEIEINLPATKERDEIVNFIRSSERGVMKGYIN is encoded by the coding sequence ATGATAAGTAAGCTATCACAAGTACATGAAAATGCCAAAGTCGGTGAAAATGTAAGCATTGACCCTTTTTCGGTTATTCATGAAAATGTAGAAATCGGAGATGGTACTTGGATCGGTTCCAATGTCACCATATATCCGGGAGCAAAAATCGGTAAAAACTGCAAAATATTCCCTGGAGCGGTCATTGCAGGTGTGCCGCAAGACCTTAAATTCCAAGGAGAGGAGTCTACTGTCGAGATAGGAAATAACACGACCATAAGAGAATGTGTTACCATAAGCCGTGGGACCATTGATAAGCGGGTAACCAAAATAGGCAGCAACTGTCTATTGATGGCCTACGTTCACATTGCGCATGATTGCAGCGTTGGTGACAATGTGATCATTGCCAATACCGTTCAGGTAGCCGGCCATGTTTCCATAGATGACTGGGCCATTATTGGGGGCAGCAGTGCCATTCACCAATTTGTCAAAATCGGAATGCACTCCATGATATCTGGTGGTTCATTGGTAAGAAAGGATGTACCGCCGTTCACCAAGGCAGCAAGAGAACCTTTGAGTTATGCCGGAGTAAACTCTCTTGGACTTAGGAGAAGAGGATTCACCAATGAATCCATTAGCCATATTCAGGAAGTATACAGGTACCTGTTCCTTAATAGCCTCAATAATAGTCGGGCATTGGAAGAAATAGAAATCAACCTTCCTGCTACCAAAGAACGAGATGAGATTGTAAACTTTATCAGATCCTCTGAAAGAGGAGTGATGAAAGGATATATCAACTAA
- a CDS encoding bifunctional UDP-3-O-[3-hydroxymyristoyl] N-acetylglucosamine deacetylase/3-hydroxyacyl-ACP dehydratase: protein MKVKQHTIGKQVTVSGVGLHTGVMANMTFVPAPPNHGYKFQRIDLEGSPIIDADVDNVVDVSRGTTIEQSGARVFTVEHVLAALVGLEIDNVLIQLDGPEPPIMDGSSIQFISILEDAGLQEQNALRRFFEVPESIHYRDSAREVEMAALPLDDYRVTVMVDYNSPVLGSQHASITDISQFKSEIASCRTFCFLHELEMLYKQNLIQGGDLNNAIVVVDRIVTDEELDGLAKMFNKPKVEVRQEGILNNVELRYKNEPARHKLLDVVGDLALVGRPLKAQILAARPGHAANVAFAKKLKRAMEKAGPSHIPHYDPKLPPVMDINQIGNILPHRYPFQLLDKIIYLDDTVVAGVKNVTINEPFFMGHFPNNPVMPGVLQVEAMAQTGGILVLSTVDDPENYWTYFLGIESCKFRKMVLPGDTLVFKCELLSPIRRGIAKMKGEAYVGNTLVCEAVMTASIVRKDA, encoded by the coding sequence ATGAAAGTTAAACAGCATACCATAGGAAAACAGGTTACAGTTTCTGGAGTTGGCCTACACACTGGTGTAATGGCCAATATGACATTTGTACCTGCTCCTCCCAACCACGGATACAAGTTCCAGCGAATTGACCTTGAAGGCTCTCCCATCATCGATGCGGATGTAGACAATGTAGTAGACGTATCCAGAGGAACTACCATAGAACAGAGTGGCGCCAGGGTCTTTACTGTAGAACACGTACTCGCTGCTTTGGTAGGCCTCGAAATTGACAATGTACTCATCCAACTGGACGGACCTGAGCCTCCAATTATGGATGGAAGTTCCATTCAGTTTATTAGCATTTTGGAAGATGCCGGTCTACAAGAACAAAATGCCCTGAGACGCTTCTTTGAAGTCCCTGAAAGTATCCATTACAGGGATTCTGCCCGTGAAGTAGAGATGGCCGCATTGCCATTGGATGATTACCGTGTCACTGTCATGGTGGACTATAATTCACCTGTATTGGGCAGTCAGCACGCTTCCATTACCGACATTAGCCAATTTAAATCCGAAATAGCTTCTTGTAGGACCTTCTGTTTCCTTCACGAACTGGAGATGCTATACAAGCAAAACCTTATCCAAGGGGGAGACCTGAACAATGCCATAGTAGTCGTAGACCGTATTGTCACCGACGAGGAATTGGATGGCTTGGCTAAAATGTTCAACAAGCCTAAGGTAGAAGTAAGGCAAGAAGGAATTCTCAATAATGTAGAGCTGCGTTATAAAAACGAACCTGCCAGACATAAATTACTTGATGTGGTAGGTGACCTTGCCTTGGTAGGAAGGCCATTAAAGGCCCAAATACTTGCAGCAAGGCCTGGACATGCAGCCAATGTTGCTTTTGCCAAAAAGCTAAAAAGGGCCATGGAAAAAGCAGGACCAAGTCATATTCCTCATTATGACCCAAAACTGCCACCTGTGATGGATATTAACCAGATTGGGAATATCCTTCCACATAGATACCCTTTTCAACTTTTGGATAAAATCATTTATCTTGATGACACGGTAGTTGCTGGTGTTAAGAACGTTACCATCAACGAACCGTTTTTTATGGGGCATTTCCCAAACAATCCTGTCATGCCAGGAGTATTACAAGTAGAAGCCATGGCACAGACTGGCGGCATTCTTGTGTTAAGCACAGTGGATGACCCTGAAAATTATTGGACTTATTTCTTGGGAATAGAAAGCTGCAAGTTCCGTAAAATGGTCTTACCAGGAGATACTTTGGTATTCAAGTGTGAACTATTGTCCCCTATCAGAAGAGGGATTGCAAAAATGAAAGGTGAAGCCTATGTGGGAAACACATTGGTCTGTGAAGCCGTAATGACTGCTAGTATTGTAAGAAAAGACGCATGA
- a CDS encoding DUF4296 domain-containing protein codes for MKKIIIFIIALSGLLSCAKEGQPDELLSEDKMVEIMVDIHLAEGMASSLPVSYDSSKKLYPLFESRVFENHQVADTVYMESLEYYLRDTEKMEELYGRVIDSLNVKEKEGK; via the coding sequence GTGAAAAAAATAATAATCTTCATTATTGCCCTTTCGGGACTGCTGTCTTGCGCTAAAGAGGGGCAGCCTGATGAGTTGTTGTCCGAAGATAAAATGGTGGAAATCATGGTAGATATCCACTTGGCTGAAGGAATGGCCAGCTCTTTGCCTGTCTCCTATGATTCTTCCAAAAAACTATATCCATTATTTGAAAGCCGTGTTTTTGAAAATCATCAAGTAGCAGACACAGTATACATGGAAAGTTTGGAATATTATCTGAGAGATACCGAAAAGATGGAGGAGCTTTATGGTCGGGTGATTGATTCACTTAATGTGAAAGAAAAAGAAGGAAAATAA
- the lpxD gene encoding UDP-3-O-(3-hydroxymyristoyl)glucosamine N-acyltransferase → MEFTVSQIAELLNGEIEGDGTKKVSRLDKIQDGAEGGISFLSNMKYEPYIYSTHSTAVIVSKDFSPAKPINTTLIKVKDPYSGFTQLLEAYAQFTKRAKTGVEEPSYMDSSSKIGEGGYRGAFSYIGKDCKIGNNVTIHPQTYIGDKVSIGDNCIIHAGVKIYNDTIIGNNCEFHPNVVIGADGFGFAPQEDKTYKNIPQLGNVLIEDNVSIGANSTIDCATMGSTIIKKGVKIDNLVQIAHNVIIGENTVIAAQAGISGSTEIGKSCIIAGQVGIIGHLKIADNTTIGAKTGISKSINKPGQTFFGYIGFEMKEFLKSYSIFKNLPSLQNKIKDLEKKQ, encoded by the coding sequence ATGGAATTTACCGTTAGTCAGATTGCAGAGCTTTTAAACGGAGAAATCGAAGGTGATGGCACCAAGAAAGTAAGTAGACTGGACAAAATTCAAGATGGAGCTGAAGGGGGAATAAGCTTTTTGTCCAATATGAAATACGAACCGTACATTTATAGCACCCATTCTACAGCTGTAATTGTCTCCAAAGATTTTTCCCCTGCAAAGCCCATTAACACCACACTTATAAAAGTAAAGGATCCTTATTCAGGTTTTACCCAATTGCTAGAGGCTTATGCTCAGTTTACCAAGCGTGCCAAAACAGGCGTGGAAGAACCTTCTTATATGGATAGCTCTAGCAAAATTGGCGAGGGCGGCTATAGAGGGGCTTTCAGTTATATTGGTAAAGACTGTAAAATCGGCAACAATGTCACCATTCATCCACAAACCTATATTGGAGATAAAGTGAGCATTGGTGATAATTGTATCATTCATGCAGGAGTCAAGATCTATAATGACACTATTATCGGTAACAATTGTGAATTCCACCCTAATGTGGTCATTGGTGCCGATGGTTTTGGTTTTGCTCCACAGGAAGACAAAACCTACAAAAACATCCCTCAATTGGGCAATGTGCTCATTGAAGACAATGTCAGCATTGGGGCCAATAGTACCATTGACTGTGCCACGATGGGATCTACGATCATCAAGAAGGGAGTTAAAATTGACAATCTAGTGCAAATAGCTCATAATGTAATCATTGGTGAAAACACTGTAATTGCAGCCCAAGCAGGTATTTCCGGATCAACTGAAATCGGAAAAAGCTGTATCATAGCAGGCCAAGTGGGCATAATTGGCCACTTGAAAATCGCTGACAACACCACCATCGGCGCCAAAACGGGGATCTCGAAATCTATCAATAAACCCGGACAGACATTTTTCGGTTATATAGGATTTGAGATGAAGGAATTCCTGAAATCATATTCTATTTTTAAAAATTTACCAAGTCTACAGAATAAAATTAAAGATCTGGAAAAAAAACAATAA
- a CDS encoding ABC transporter ATP-binding protein — protein MLEVRLKNAAKRFQYDWIFRNLDLHVNPNTKIAITGSNGSGKSTLLKCLAGTTPFTEGSAEYFFQNAPIQDTDLYQQLAISAPYMELPEEFTLFELLQFHFEFKNTLEGMDILNMMEAMYLTEAKNKQISYFSSGMKQRLKLGLCFFSKVPLLILDEPTSNLDKKGVEWYLSLVEKYGKDRTIFIGSNEPKEYSFCNQTLHIEDYKLQKSL, from the coding sequence ATGCTAGAAGTCAGGCTAAAGAATGCTGCAAAGCGATTCCAATACGACTGGATATTTAGAAACCTGGATCTACATGTAAATCCCAACACAAAAATCGCCATAACTGGCAGCAATGGTTCCGGTAAGTCCACTTTATTGAAGTGCCTTGCCGGAACCACTCCTTTTACCGAAGGAAGTGCAGAATACTTTTTCCAAAATGCACCTATCCAAGATACGGATCTGTATCAACAATTGGCCATTAGTGCTCCTTATATGGAACTTCCCGAAGAATTTACGCTTTTTGAACTGCTTCAATTCCATTTTGAATTTAAAAATACGCTTGAAGGAATGGATATCTTGAACATGATGGAAGCCATGTACCTGACCGAAGCAAAGAACAAGCAAATATCCTATTTTTCTTCCGGCATGAAACAGCGGCTTAAATTGGGACTTTGTTTCTTTTCTAAGGTTCCCTTGCTGATCCTGGACGAACCAACCTCCAACCTCGATAAAAAAGGAGTAGAATGGTACCTCAGTCTCGTGGAAAAATACGGAAAAGACAGAACTATTTTTATAGGTTCTAATGAGCCAAAGGAATATTCCTTTTGCAATCAAACCTTACACATTGAAGATTACAAGCTTCAAAAGTCCCTTTGA
- a CDS encoding nuclear transport factor 2 family protein, whose translation MKSIALIFSFLWAICHFSQAQSENSIDLVNAVQKLTEAMIHPDKTALKKLTDKKLSYGHSSGKIENQDKFIESLLSGASDFVSIDLQNQNYEVVDNIGVARHILVAETNDGGVPGKVKIGVMMVWRYDNDQWKLLVRQAYKLPPA comes from the coding sequence ATGAAAAGCATAGCTCTAATTTTCTCTTTCTTATGGGCTATCTGCCATTTTAGTCAAGCACAATCAGAAAACTCCATTGACCTGGTCAATGCTGTTCAAAAGTTAACTGAGGCCATGATCCACCCGGATAAGACTGCACTTAAAAAACTGACGGACAAGAAACTGTCCTATGGCCACTCCAGTGGAAAAATCGAAAACCAAGATAAATTTATCGAAAGCTTATTAAGCGGTGCTTCTGATTTTGTGAGTATTGACCTACAAAATCAAAATTATGAAGTGGTGGATAATATTGGCGTTGCAAGGCATATCTTGGTGGCTGAAACCAATGATGGCGGAGTCCCAGGAAAGGTCAAAATCGGCGTCATGATGGTTTGGAGATATGATAATGACCAGTGGAAGCTATTGGTAAGGCAAGCCTACAAACTTCCACCGGCCTAA
- a CDS encoding DUF58 domain-containing protein translates to MKQLLKKLRKYEIMIRKVANNHLQGDYQSIFKGAGLEFDDLRPYQYGDDVRTIEWKVSAKGHGTFVKTFKEDKDQSVYFLLDISGSQDIGDERRKKIDLGKEIAGVLTLAAIHEGSQVALVSFSDQKEKVILPGKGPKQGVKVIRGIFKHENKSIKTNLNEMFTFSLNLIKKRSIIIVISDFIDENYERSFKALGEKHDVVAIQVTDPRESALPSLGIIPVFDKEEGKTTWVNTAFGSFSKKISDTFTTDRNSLKELCKKNQINYLPIDTQEDIVLPLIELFRYRNKTMKRG, encoded by the coding sequence ATGAAGCAACTGCTGAAAAAACTTAGGAAATACGAAATCATGATCAGAAAGGTGGCAAATAACCACCTGCAAGGTGATTATCAGTCCATTTTCAAAGGTGCGGGCCTTGAATTCGATGACTTGAGGCCTTACCAATACGGTGATGATGTCCGTACCATTGAATGGAAAGTATCCGCAAAAGGACACGGCACCTTTGTCAAAACTTTTAAGGAAGACAAGGATCAATCTGTCTATTTTCTTTTGGACATCAGCGGATCTCAGGATATTGGTGATGAGAGAAGGAAAAAAATCGACTTGGGAAAAGAAATCGCTGGAGTACTGACCCTAGCAGCCATTCATGAGGGCAGCCAAGTAGCCTTGGTGTCTTTTTCAGATCAAAAGGAAAAAGTTATTCTTCCTGGAAAAGGTCCAAAGCAGGGAGTAAAAGTGATTAGAGGTATTTTCAAGCATGAAAACAAATCCATCAAAACCAATCTCAATGAGATGTTCACTTTTTCCCTTAACCTGATCAAGAAAAGAAGCATCATCATCGTGATCTCAGATTTCATCGATGAGAATTATGAAAGATCATTCAAAGCCCTCGGGGAAAAACATGATGTGGTGGCCATTCAGGTAACTGATCCCCGTGAATCAGCTTTACCTTCCTTGGGAATCATCCCGGTTTTTGATAAGGAAGAAGGCAAAACCACTTGGGTCAACACGGCTTTTGGTAGTTTTTCCAAAAAGATTTCCGATACATTTACCACAGATAGAAACTCTCTAAAAGAATTATGCAAAAAAAATCAGATTAACTATCTCCCCATTGATACCCAGGAAGACATTGTCCTTCCATTGATCGAATTGTTTAGGTACAGGAATAAAACCATGAAGCGTGGGTAA
- a CDS encoding endonuclease MutS2, whose amino-acid sequence MLYPDNLESKINFDKIKEWIKEECTSKLGTDIVQKVSFSKDINLLNKLLDQTEEFRQILLSGEMFPSSNFLNIYPYLDKAKIEGTFLYEDDFHEIRLSLLTLKGCVDFFTKFQEEYPQLFQLLGLVNLDNTLLRSIEKVLDDKGKIKNNATRELSLIRAQILYEENRLRKVLDRIFREAKAKGLTPDDASITIRGGRMVMPVLAENKRKIKGFVHDESATGQTVFLEPAEVLDINNELKELEYMERREVQKILTELTNTLRPYIPELKSAFRFLGMVDFIRAKAKLALKMNASKPSLQKEKVIEWYNARHPVLEHALKQQDRKIVPLNIHLDHNSRLLVISGPNAGGKSVTLKTVALVQYMLQCGLLVPMDPHSKCTVFQNFFIDIGDEQNIENDLSTYSSHLMSMKYFTQFADKKSIFFIDEFGTGTEPQFGGAIAESILLALNKSGAYGVVTTHYGNLKQIAAKNQGMTNGAMRFDVDKLEPLYQLEIGKPGSSFALEIATKIGISKEIIGYAKEQIGDERVRYDKLLNKLESEKSKYERVLDEVQRKERLLTKRLKEYNELKETIEGNQKQLIQQAKLEAKAILDGANSKIEETIRSIKENKAEKAATQKARKELESLKTEIKPDKSIKPKLPQEIKVIAGEIKAGDHVRLKDNGAIAEVISVRNKDVEISIGDLKSNVKLNRLEKISNTTLKKEKKAIVSRMSYDTTSKMRDFSPNLDLRGKRGEEVLSIVQNFVDEGHMLGVKDLRIVHGKGDGILRDITRNLLRSMPAVGKFEDEHADRGGAGVTLVTLR is encoded by the coding sequence ATGCTATATCCGGATAATCTTGAGTCCAAGATTAATTTTGATAAAATAAAAGAGTGGATCAAGGAAGAATGTACCAGTAAATTGGGTACTGATATTGTTCAGAAAGTGTCTTTTTCAAAAGATATCAATTTGCTGAACAAACTGTTGGACCAAACAGAAGAGTTTCGCCAGATTTTATTGTCCGGTGAAATGTTCCCTTCATCCAACTTTCTGAATATCTATCCTTATTTGGATAAGGCCAAGATCGAAGGGACTTTTTTGTATGAGGATGATTTTCATGAAATCCGTCTTTCCTTGCTTACGCTCAAGGGCTGTGTAGATTTCTTTACGAAATTTCAAGAAGAGTATCCCCAGCTTTTTCAGCTATTGGGATTGGTGAATCTTGATAATACCTTGCTGAGGTCTATAGAGAAGGTGTTGGATGATAAAGGTAAAATCAAAAACAATGCAACACGCGAACTGAGTTTGATCAGGGCGCAAATCCTTTATGAGGAAAACCGACTCAGAAAGGTTTTGGATAGGATCTTTCGTGAAGCAAAGGCCAAGGGATTGACACCTGATGATGCATCGATAACCATACGAGGCGGCAGAATGGTGATGCCTGTTCTGGCAGAAAATAAAAGAAAGATCAAGGGATTTGTACATGATGAATCTGCAACTGGACAGACCGTATTCTTAGAGCCTGCCGAGGTTTTGGATATCAATAATGAGCTCAAGGAGCTGGAATATATGGAGCGCAGAGAGGTGCAGAAAATCCTCACAGAGCTTACCAATACTTTAAGGCCGTATATTCCTGAGCTTAAGAGTGCTTTCCGCTTTTTGGGAATGGTAGATTTTATCCGAGCCAAGGCCAAGCTTGCCCTGAAGATGAATGCCAGTAAACCCAGTCTTCAAAAGGAAAAAGTCATAGAATGGTACAATGCCCGTCACCCTGTTTTGGAACATGCCCTTAAGCAGCAAGATCGAAAGATTGTTCCCCTGAACATTCATTTGGATCATAATAGCCGTCTTTTGGTGATTTCTGGCCCCAATGCTGGAGGAAAGTCTGTTACCCTCAAAACCGTGGCTTTGGTGCAGTATATGTTGCAATGTGGGCTGTTGGTGCCCATGGATCCTCATTCCAAGTGTACAGTGTTCCAAAATTTCTTCATTGATATTGGGGATGAACAAAATATAGAAAATGACCTGAGTACCTATAGCTCACATTTGATGAGCATGAAGTACTTTACCCAGTTTGCCGATAAGAAGTCCATCTTTTTTATTGATGAATTTGGTACAGGTACGGAGCCCCAGTTTGGCGGGGCCATTGCCGAATCGATTTTATTGGCCTTGAATAAATCAGGAGCCTATGGGGTAGTGACCACGCACTATGGAAACCTGAAGCAGATAGCTGCCAAAAATCAAGGAATGACCAATGGAGCTATGCGCTTTGACGTGGACAAACTGGAGCCACTTTACCAGCTAGAAATAGGCAAGCCAGGTAGTTCCTTTGCGTTGGAGATAGCCACCAAAATTGGGATTTCAAAGGAAATTATCGGTTATGCCAAAGAGCAGATTGGTGATGAAAGGGTAAGGTATGATAAGCTCTTGAATAAGTTGGAGTCAGAAAAATCCAAGTATGAAAGGGTTTTGGATGAAGTGCAACGAAAGGAGAGGTTGCTTACCAAAAGGCTAAAAGAATATAATGAGCTTAAGGAAACCATTGAAGGTAACCAAAAGCAATTGATCCAACAGGCCAAGCTGGAAGCCAAAGCCATATTGGATGGTGCGAACAGTAAGATAGAGGAAACTATTCGATCCATTAAAGAAAATAAGGCTGAGAAAGCGGCCACCCAAAAGGCGAGAAAGGAGCTGGAAAGTTTAAAAACTGAGATTAAGCCGGATAAATCCATCAAGCCTAAGCTTCCACAGGAAATCAAAGTTATTGCTGGGGAAATCAAAGCTGGTGACCATGTCCGCTTGAAAGACAATGGAGCTATTGCCGAGGTGATTTCCGTGCGGAATAAGGATGTTGAAATCAGCATCGGTGATTTGAAATCCAATGTGAAGCTGAACAGGTTAGAGAAGATTTCCAATACTACCCTTAAGAAGGAGAAAAAGGCTATCGTTTCAAGAATGAGCTATGATACTACCTCCAAAATGAGGGATTTCTCTCCAAATTTGGATTTAAGAGGTAAGCGAGGAGAGGAGGTTTTGTCCATTGTCCAGAATTTTGTGGATGAAGGCCATATGTTAGGTGTCAAGGATCTGCGCATTGTGCACGGCAAGGGAGACGGTATCCTTAGGGATATAACACGTAACCTACTTCGATCAATGCCTGCTGTAGGGAAGTTTGAAGATGAACATGCTGATCGCGGAGGTGCTGGGGTTACCTTGGTGACTTTAAGATAA